A single Oncorhynchus mykiss isolate Arlee chromosome 24, USDA_OmykA_1.1, whole genome shotgun sequence DNA region contains:
- the LOC110503268 gene encoding uncharacterized protein LOC110503268, producing MPKAANHLDRCRLCDQNLRIFGTLQHVRSLVSKSNCTILTRLSSLGINLTLHEDTSTIICQKCFRNICKVEKTMHVLHAWKATTQTPAFGTPGEEVIKSQQGPVETGRDDTKTRCFNCDSLNEVPEKKRQREESPPTTGRGAKKRCNASTQSPEKNIMVEVVITYNPKLSHPKPGVGSPDNKGRMWKQKRKVIASEFSGMIENLAMGNMVTFAKLALTNENISQEIRKQIVNKIQVEVKAYASLPNVFEPCILSSTSLEKMKYFSYEALDNELSRKTPWLYTTINTATGGSTIHNCVAASVALRGRNPRLSALAYVINSTLTQGGVKPIFKRLSKMGIVTSYQCASSKQKEMKAAGYNINIKCWREDCELFFQHSVSGEVCPRPPPTAKPTEETGRVEDEEKAKVEVGGPVEEEWGFLLGETETEEDRGSTVQEERGEEKGSGSLLGETETEEDRGSTVHEERGEEKDRGSLLGETETEEDRGSTVHEERGEEKDRCSLLGETETEEVGHASSALQGNDTQEEDSDSAVDSETEYFGLNLTCESD from the exons ATGCCTAAAGCTGCAAACCATCTTGATAGATGCCGTCTCTGCGACCAAAATCTAAGGATATTTGGTACGCTCCAACATGTGCGTTCCCTTGTGTCAAAGTCGAATTGTACCATTCTGACTAGGTTATCATCACTCGGCATAAACCTGACACTGCACGAAGATACATCGACAATTATATGTCAGAAGTGTTTTCGTAACATTTGTAAGGTTGAAAAGACCATGCATGTGTTACATGCATGGAAAGCTACAACGCAAACACCGGCGTTTGGAACTCCCGGGGAAGAAGTTATCAAGTCCCAACAAGGCCCAGTAGAGACCGGAAGAGACGATACCAAGACCAGGTGTTTTAACTGTGATTCCTTGAATGAGGTACCCGAGAAGAAACGTCAACGGGAAGAAAGCCCACCAACTACAGGCAGGGGTGCCAAGAAGAGATGCAATGCCTCTACACAATCCCCAGAGAAGAACATTATGGTTGAG GTTGTCATTACATACAACCCAAAATTGAGTCATCCAAAACCAGGAGTCGGTTCCCCTGACAACAAGGGAAGGATGTGGAAACAGAAGAGGAAGGTAATTGCTTCAGAATTTTCGGGCATGATTGAAAACTTGGCTATGGGCAATATGGTGACTTTTGCAAAATTAGCCTTGACAAATGAGAACATATCCCAAGAAATCAGAAAGCAAATTGTAAATAAAATCCAAGTGGAGGTCAAGGCATATGCAAGCCTCCCTAATGTTTTTGAACCGTGCATCTTGAGCAGTACCTCGTTGGAGAAAATGAAGTATTTTTCATACGAAGCGTTGGATAATGAGTTGTCCAGGAAGACACCGTGGCTTTATACCACCATCAATACTGCAACAGGTGGTTCCACCATCCATAACTGTGTGGCTGCCTCTGTGGCCCTGAGAGGTAGAAACCCCAGGCTTTCTGCACTGGCCTATGTCATCAACTCAACACTGACCCAAGGGGGGGTTAAGCCCATTTTCAAAAGACTCTCTAAAATGGGCATTGTAACATCATACCAATGTGCCAGCAGTAAGCAGAAGGAGATGAAGGCAGCTGggtacaacatcaacatcaaatgCTGGAGGGAGGACTGTGAGCTGTTTTTCCAACATAGTGTCAGCGGTGAAGTCTGCCCACGACCTCCTCCTACGGCTAAACCGACAGAGGAGACCGGAAGAGTGGAGGACGAGGAGAAAGCTAAAGTGGAGGTTGGGGGTCCAGTGGAGGAAGAGTGGGGTTTCCTGCTAGGAGAGACAGAAACTGAGGAAGACAGAGGATCAACagtacaggaagagagaggagaggagaaaggcagtGGTTCCCTGctaggagagacagaaacagaggaggacagaggatcaACAGtacatgaagagagaggagaggagaaagacaggggTTCCCTGctaggagagacagaaacagaggaagacagaggatcAACAGtacatgaagagagaggagaggagaaagacaggtGTTCCCTGctaggagagacagaaacagaggaagTGGGACATGCATCATCAGCACTACAAGGAAATGACACACAGGAAGAGGACTCTGATTCAGCGGTGGATTCAGAGACGGAATACTTTGGATTAAACCTCACTTGTGAGAGTGATTAG